The Fervidicoccus fontis Kam940 DNA window GAGAGCTTTGGCGAGGTTGACTTTGATCTACGAGTCTAATCCAAATGTGTCAAACCAAATTAACAAATCAGCTGCTATGCTCTTCATTGTCAATTACTTTGTCAGCATGTCTGGAGGGATGGCCTATGAAAATATAGACTACTGGTTCCCTTACTCAAAGAAGCCATACATTCCGAAGGACATTAATATAGATGAGGCAGTTGAAAAAATTATGAACAGAAAAGAAAGCGCGTTTCTCGAGCTTTTCAGCACTCATCCATCAACTCCAAAAAGGCTTAGGTTCCTTGAAAATTTGAGAAATAAAGTCCCCTATTGAGTTAAGGTTCAAGAGTTCTGCATGCATTTTTTGTATATTTTCAGCTTTCCCTTTAAATAATCAATAATAATAGTTCTGGCAGCTTCATCAATTATCGGTTCTTTACTTTTTCTCTCTATCCATCCCCTCTTTTTAGCAAGGGCTTCTAAGAAGGAATAGGGATCTCCGCTCCATTCGATCTTATAAATTTTTGATAGTGCATTCTTAGAGATATTACTGGCTTTTTGTATTAACTCAACAGCTATAGATACAGGATCTTTTAACTTCTCAGGTGGGCTTGATCGTATTGTTTTTTCTATATAATCTCTCGCATCAGGAAAGACACCTGGCGTGTCATATATGTAAATCCCTGAAGATATCTTATATATAGAAGTGGATTTTGTATAGCCGGGCTTTCCCGGCAATGGGCTTATATTGGCGGAGTCCTTCTTTTTCAGCATATTGATAACGCTAGACTTTCCAGTTTTAGGTACCCCTGCTATCATTCCAACAATTTTTTCCTTTCCAAGTTTTTCTTTAATTTCTAAAAGAAAATTGACTACTTCTCCCCTTCCTATGTTCTTTTCTGCGGAAATTGGTATCACAATAATACCTTTGTCTTTAAAGTACTTAATGCATTCGGCGACAACTTCCGCTGGAACTATGTCTATTTTATTGAGTAAGATGGCAAACTGCTTATTCAATTGAAATGCAAGCTTTTCTAACTTAATCGACCTTGTCCCTAGAGAGTTTCTAGCATCTACAGTCTCTAAAACAAAGTCGCTTTCTCTGATCATTTCGAGCATTTTCTCCTTTCTTAGGAACTTCATTGAATCTTTCATATTTACCACAAACTATTATGTATTATTTTTTCTTTTTATGAAAAATTTTTATCATCAAATAAAAAAATCATGATAGAAAAATCCTTCTTTATAATTTTCTTGTATATATTATTTAGTGAATAAATTTGAAAGGTCCTTATTCGACTATACCTTTCACCTCTCTTGGTGGTGGAAGGGACAGGCTCAAGGATAAAAGGTTGGTCCATAAATTGGAGGGGGGAAAAGAGATGCTCAATTGGGAAAGAGATGATTATACTTTCTGAATTTAAAGATATAAATTTTTCTTTTTCTTTTAATTGAACAAAGCCAAATAATTTTTATATATGTAATTATTATATTTTTAAATTGAGTAGATAAAATATGCGAGTAATAGATGAGGCTTTTTTCTTAAAACGTTATGACGTTAATTTGTTAATTGAGCAGATAATGAGGACAGATCCTCCTATAAGGATTTCAAAGATAGCTGAGGATTTGAATGAACCAATTTCTCAAATTCGAAGAAAAATTTCAAAGTTATACAATTTAGGATATGGATTTAAAGGTGATTTTGATTTAAGAAGAATAGGGCTTTCCACGCTTGTATTGGGTTTTAATGAACCAATTGATGATGTTATTAAAAAATTACCGAGAAATTTTTCACAATATCTACCTTTTCTTAGAAGATGGCAGGGAGAAACTTTTTCTCCTAAGCATCTTAGTATTGCTTTAATGTATATTCCATATAATTACGATGTTTTAGCTAATGCTTATGGAATTTTGGAAAAAGCAAATATATCTTTAGAAATTAAACCATTTATAGCTGACATTTCTATTATAGGCAAACCAAGAACAAAGTATTTTGGTTTACCTGACTATTTAACAAATTGGGAACTTCTTTATAATGACCTCAAAAAAGAAGAAGACGAAGAGAATATTAAAGAAATTTTAAAAATAGATCCTATAAATCTTGACCTTATAGATGTTCTGATTTTAGCATCTTACCAAAAAGATGCTTTTACGCCAGTTAGCAAGATCGCATCAGATCTAAAACTCTCTATATCAAAAATAAATAGACACCTTAAAACACATATAGAAAAAAGAAAAATATTTAATGGTTGCTCAATTAAACAACTGATTTCAAAATTAGATATTCAAAATAGAATTATGATGTTGCTTATTGGAAAAAATGAAGATTTAAGCACTCTGCTCAAATTTATATCTATTGTGAAAAATTCGCCTGAATTTTATTCGGCACTGGTTGACAGCAACAACAATATGTATATGATGTTATTTAGCATAATGTTTTCCGAAATAGACCTATTTTCAAAATTCATCAAAAATGTGAAAGAATATTTAGGCGAATATAACATATTTATTTTAAATCCTTCTACTATAAAATCCTATACTATTCCGTTTTTAGCATACAATAGAGAAATTAAAAATTGGGACTTTAAAATTTCTGTAATCGATATAATGAAAGAAAAACTTGAAGCCTTGCTAAAAGCCTAAGTTTCTGCTGTCTCCTTTTTTGTTACGATGTTGTCTTCTAGAATAGAGCTTCCTTTTTCGCTCAATTTATAAACTTTGTGTGATCCCTTGCTATATATAAGCTCAACGTATCCAAGCTCCTTTAATATCTGAAATGCTGCTAATACATAATATCTCGGCAGTCCAGTTATTGAAGCTATCTCGCCAGGGTTAGCGGTTCCCTTCTCATCAAGTGTTTTTAACAGCTTTTTTATCGTTCCATCAGCTATACCTTCGCTCATTTTTTCACCTGATTATTTCTTTAATGGAAAATTACCTTTTTAAAAAGAAGAGCACGGGTAAGTCATATTTAAAAAAGCACTTTTAGATAGAAAATTTAAGGGAAAAATATTTAATTTGTTAGGATCTAATCATACGTTAAAGTAAAAATTAATTTAATTTTTAAATATTCAATATAAGTTTATATAAAACAGAAATATCAAAATCAAATAAGAAAAAGTTAACTAATAATGAATGGAGGGTTAAAGATGTCTGAACAGATTAAAAAAATAGTAGAAAATGCCAAAAGCAGCGGGAGAAAGAAGCTTTTAGAGCACGAATCTCTTGCAGTTCTTGAGGCCTATAATATACCAGTCGCGCCATACTTTTTTGCAAAAGATGAAAATGAAGCTCAAAGGAACATCGATAAAATTGGATTTCCTGTGGTTGTTAAAATAGTGTCGCCAGATATAGTTCACAAATCAGATGTTGGAGGAGTAATAGTTAACGTAAATTCAAAGGACGAGCTGGTAAATGCCATAAAAAGTATAAGAGCAAACGTTCAAAAAAATGCACCAAGTGCTGAAGTTACAGGCTTTCTTGTACAAAAGATGATGCCAAAGGGAGGACTTGAGGTCATAGTTGGAGGTATAAGGGATCCTGTATTTGATGCAACCGTCATGTTCGGTCTTGGCGGTATATTTGTAGAAGTATTAAAAGACGTCTCATTCAGAATTGCTCCAATTACTAAAGAAGAAGCCTTAGAAATGATAAATGAGATAAAGGCAAGGAAGATTTTAGAAGGATATAGAGGAGAGGCTCCAAGAGATAAAGAAGCAATAGCTGATATAATAGTTAAGGTCTCAAAACTACTGTATGAAAATCAAGAGCTTAAAGAAATGGACGTAAACCCAGTTATCGTTTATGAAAAGGGAGCATATGCCGTTGATGCAAGATTTATCCTCTAGCCGATTCAGAAACTGAAGGTGCATAAATTAGATGGGAGATAGTGTAGGGGAGACTCTCGAAAAGATTAGCGAGGATATATATAATCTTAAGCAGGAAATAGCAACGCTAAAAGAAGAAAGGATAGGACTGATAGAGGATCTCAAAAAAATTAAAGAAGAAAAAAGAAATCTGATAGAGAGTAGCAAATCTGTATTTGAGGAGATAAATAAGAAGAAAGATGAAAAGAATGCAATACTTGAGGAGATAAAAAAGCTCAAGAGCGAAAAGGATGAAATTGCAAAGAAAATTGAAGAGTTAAAACTAGTCATAAAGAGATATGAGGAACTGATCAATAAAACTCCAAATGGTCAGTCGCTTTCCTCTTTGAAAAAAAGGATCGAGCAGCTGACTTGGAAGCAACAGACTACACCTATGAGCATAGATGAAGAAAAGAAACTGATGCAGGAAATAGATAGATTGACGCAACTCTACAATAGATTGAAGGACGCGAGGGATGCAGAGAGCAAATTAATGGAGGTTAAAGCAGAGTATACAAGTCTTAAGATAAAGTTTAAGGATATAAAAAATAGTATGCAAGAAAAGATCAAAAAGTTTGAATCTATTAAAAAAGAAATAAGCTCTCTAAGGGAGAAGATAAACGGAATATCGCAAAAAATCGATCAGGCAAACAAGGAAATTACTGAAATCAGCAATAGACTGAACCAGCTGAAGGCGTCTATCGATGAAAAATACGAGCATCTTAAAAAGCTTCAAGAGGAATCTGCGAAGATAAAAGAAGAAGAAAGCAAGAAAAAAGAGAGTGAAATACTCGAAAAGAAGAAGAAAATTGCCGAAGAAAAGCTTAAGAAAAAGGAAAGGCTAACTTTTGAGGATCTTCTAGCATTATATGGCGAAGAGAAAGATTCTGAAGGATAAAAGTTTTTGATTTTCTTTTTAAACTACTATTTTTAACACATACTTGCTTATTATTATCTGAGGGGTCAAGGTTTGAGTGAAGAAAATAAACTACTTTCTCCAGGAATCTATGTAAGGATAAAAACAAAAGATGGTGCAATAATAGAAGGCTTAATAGTACAGAGATACGAGATTTTCGATCCAGGATTTATAACTTTAAAGCTGAAAAATGGATACAATATTGGTATTTCCATTAAAAAAATTGAGTCGGTTGAACTTTTAAACAAAGAGATAGAGATGAGGAGAGGAGAAGGCGAAATAGTACCAATATTTGAAAAAACAGAATCGAAAGGAAAAGAAATTCACATCATATCTACAGGTGGAACTATTGCAAGCAAAATCGATTACCAGACAGGTGGAGTGAAACCGGTTTTAACTGCCGATGAACTAATTGAAATGATACCGGAGCTCAACAGCATAGCGAAGTTCAAAAGCGAAATACTTATGAGCATTTTCAGCGAGAACATGAATCCTAAATATTGGGAAAAAATAGCAGAAAGAGTTGCAGAAGTTCTAGTGAAAGAACCGGATACAGGAGTCATTATAACTCATGGAACAGACACTTTGGCATATACGTCTTCTGCCCTCAGTTTCGCTTTAAGAAATATCGGATCACCTATAGCTCTTGTCGGGTCTCAAAGAAGCAGCGATAGACCGAGCAGCGATTCTCCATTCAACCTGATTGCGGCATCAATCTATGCGACAAGCGATATATGCGAACCTGCAGTAGTTATGCACGGAGAAACTAGCGACAGCTATGCTTTAGCTCACAGAGGGACAAGGGTAAGAAAAATGCACACAAGCAGGAGAGACGCCTTTCAAAGTATCTCATCTCTACCATTGGCGAAGATATTTCCAGCTGAGAAAAAGATCGAAGTGATAAGAAAAGATGCAAAAATATGCAGTAAAAGCGGAAATCTGGAAGCATATACGAAGTTTTCTGAAAATGTATCTTTGCTTAAATACTACCCTGGCATGCCTGGATGGATTTTTGAAATTCTTGCAGAAAAAGGAATTAAAGGAATCGTTATAGAAGGAAGTGGGTTAGGACACGTATCTACTGAAATTATAGACAGCATAAAAAATGTGATAGATCGAGGTACGATAGTTGTCATGACATCGCAGTGCATCTTTGGGAGGGTCAACATGAATGTTTACAGCACAGGCAGGCTTTTAAAGAAGATCGGCATCATAAGTGGAGAAAATATGCTTTCTGAAACAGCGTTTGTTAAGCTTTCTTGGCTTTTAGGTAATTTTAAAGATGAAGAGGAGATTACAAGGCTCTTTGCTACAAATATTGCGGGAGAATATGAAGGAAGAGAACTATTAAACTACTATCCGAGGTGGAATCATGGAGAGCAGTAATAATGAAATAGACTTTAGGAAAATAGGATTGAAAGTCGGCCTCGAAATTCACCAGCAGTTAAAAACAGAGAGGAAGCTTTTCTGTAACTGTCCAATAAGTTCAGAAGAAGGAAGAGAAGAACTGTTTGAAAGATCTCTTCGTCCAACAACCAGCGAATTTGGAGAAGTCGACATAGCGGCCTATTTTGAATGGAAAAAGGGAAGAAGGTATAGATATCATGCTCCTCATCCTTCAAGCTGTCTAGTTGAGGCTGATGAGGAACCTCCACATGAAATAAATAGAGAAGCGCTGGAAGTAGTCATAGGTATCTCAAAAGCTTTAGGATCTATTCCAGTTGACGAAGTTCATGTGATGAGGAAGATTGTTATAGATGGTTCAAACACATCAGGCTTTCAGAGGACAATGCTTGTATCCATTGGAGGAAGGATTGAAGTTGAGGGAAAAAGCTATAGGATACAAACCATTTGCCTAGAGGAAGATGCAGCAAGGAAAGGAGAAGATGAAGGAAACATATCTCATTATATTATAGATAGACTTGGAATACCGCTTATAGAGATAGCTACAGCACCTGACATCGAAACTCCTGAGGAAGCCCAGAAGGTCGCTTTATATATTGGGCAGCTACTCAGACTCAGCGGAAAAGTGAAAAGAGGCATAGGTACAATAAGACAGGATCTGAATATTTCAATAGAGGGAGGAGAAAAGGTAGAGATAAAAGGGGTTCAGGAGCTGAAAATACTCGCAAAGACAGTTGAGCTCGAAGCTATGAGGCAGTTAAGACTTCTTGAAATTAGGGAGGAGCTCAAGAAAAGAGGGCTTTCAGAACAAGATGTTAAGTTATCTCCTATTGATGTCACTGATATACTGAAAAGGAGTCAGAGCAAAATTGTGAGGGCAAATCTGTCAAAGCCAAAAGGAAAGGCATTAGCTCAGATATTGCACAGGTTTAAAGGGATCTTAGGTACCGAGGTTCAACCGAACAGAAGATTCGGTACAGAACTGGCTGATTATGCAAGGTTTTATGGTGATGTAAGGGGACTATTTCACAGCGATGAGTTGCCTAATTACGGAATATCAAAAGAAGAAGTTGAAATGATTTACAATGCGCTAGGGGCAGATAGGGAAAAAGATGCATTTGTGTTAATAGTAGACGAGGAGAGCAAGGCGCTGAAATCTATGGAAGCGGTTATTAATAGAGTGAAATATGCCTTTAAGGGTATTCCAAAAGAAACGAGAGTTGCCATGCCTGATGGAACTACAAAGTTTTTGAGGCCCCAGCCAGGGGCGGCAAGGATGTACCCAGAGACTGATATACCGCCGATAATAATTACAGAGGAAATTATGAAAAGCTCTGAAAAGTACACACCCCAGACTCCTGAAAAGAAAAAGGAATACTACATAAAGGAGTTGGGATTAAGCAGAGCTCTAGCAGAACAAATGGTAATGAACGAATCCTTCGACTTTTTCGATGAGCTTGTCGAAGAGTTCAAAGGATCAATTGAGCCAACTACAATAGCCTCGATTATGCTAGTAACAATGCCGGCATTAAAAAGAGAAGGATTAAATGTAGAATTAATACCTGAACGAAGCATCAGAGAGATATTCTCGTTATTTGCAAGAAGGATGATTACTAGAGAAGGGATTGAGGAGCTTTTGAAGCAACTGAGCAAAAAACCTGAGGAAAAGCCGGAAAAAATCGCAAAAGAGCTTGGTCTTCTTTCGCTAGGAGAGGAAGAGGTAAGAAAAATAATAGAAAAAGTCGTTGAAGAAAACATGAATGTGATAAGAGAAAAAGGAGAAAAGGCTGAAGGAATTTTAATGGGTAAGGCAATGCAAATACTTAGGGGAAAAGCTCCTGGTAGCTTAGTATCAAAATTAATAAGAGAAAAGCTCAGCGAGATTCTTTCGAAAAGCTAGAGTGTCAGATAAATGCCTTTTCTTCATTTTTAGTTCCGTATACGGATCGTCATCATCCATATATAATTTTGTCAGAAAGATAAATATAAGTTAATATACTCACTTTTTAAAAATATCAATTAGTTTACGGAAAAGTATTGAAGGCTGATATATGATGAAGAAATATTTAACACAGCATATAGTAGGTGCCTTTCTGATTGATGAGAAAGGAGAGGTCATAAAGAAAAGCTTTTCAAATAAGGATATTGATGAAAACGTAGAGGAAATGCTCCAATTTGAAAGTGGCAATCTTACAAAGCAAATCATAGGCTTGATAGAAGACATTTCCAGCGGAGATACCGTAGTTGTAGAAACAGATGCTCTGTCTAGAGCCCTTCTCAAGCAGAAGCCCTCTCTCAATGTGGTAGTTGAGAAAAATGCCGAAGTTTTCAGGACATTTAGAGGAAAAATAAGAGAAATAGCAATAAGCGGAGGATTCTTTAAAGGAGAAGACGAATTTCAAATGTATATTCATCAGTTCAATATGGAGTATACTAGGAGAAAACTAAGAAAGGCTGCTCAAAAGAGGGATCAGTTAGCTGCCCAGGCTATAAGAGCTATCGATGACCTTGATAAGACTTATAACCTATTTGTGATTAGATTGAGAGAGTGGTACAGTGTTCATTTTCCAGAATTGGACAATTTGGTTCCTAATCATGAGCAGTATGTAAGATTAGTAGCAGAGCTTGGACACAGAGACAATTTTGAAGTTTCATCTATTGTGAATTTAGGATTTTCTCAGGATAAAGCTGAAAAGCTGACTGATGCTGCAAAGAAAAGCATAGGGGCAGATCTAAGCGATTTTGACATTAAGCCAATTCAAACGCTAGCTAGAATGGCTTGGGATACTTATGTTTTGAGGGAAGACTTGGCAGGATATATCGAGAGCGTCATGAAAGAGGTGGCGCCTAATATAACCGCACTTGTTGGAAGCCTACTTGGTGCGAGGCTTATTAGCCTTGCAGGAAGCTTAGAAAATCTTGCAAAGTTGCCGGCAAGCACTATACAAGTTTTAGGTGCAGAAAAAGCCTTATTTAGGGCATTGAAAACAGGAAGCAGACCTCCAAAGCATGGTATAATCTTTCAGTACCCCGAAATTCATAAGGCTCCAAGATGGCAAAGAG harbors:
- a CDS encoding GTPase, which codes for MKDSMKFLRKEKMLEMIRESDFVLETVDARNSLGTRSIKLEKLAFQLNKQFAILLNKIDIVPAEVVAECIKYFKDKGIIVIPISAEKNIGRGEVVNFLLEIKEKLGKEKIVGMIAGVPKTGKSSVINMLKKKDSANISPLPGKPGYTKSTSIYKISSGIYIYDTPGVFPDARDYIEKTIRSSPPEKLKDPVSIAVELIQKASNISKNALSKIYKIEWSGDPYSFLEALAKKRGWIERKSKEPIIDEAARTIIIDYLKGKLKIYKKCMQNS
- a CDS encoding transcriptional regulator, with amino-acid sequence MSEGIADGTIKKLLKTLDEKGTANPGEIASITGLPRYYVLAAFQILKELGYVELIYSKGSHKVYKLSEKGSSILEDNIVTKKETAET
- a CDS encoding acetate--CoA ligase family protein: MSEQIKKIVENAKSSGRKKLLEHESLAVLEAYNIPVAPYFFAKDENEAQRNIDKIGFPVVVKIVSPDIVHKSDVGGVIVNVNSKDELVNAIKSIRANVQKNAPSAEVTGFLVQKMMPKGGLEVIVGGIRDPVFDATVMFGLGGIFVEVLKDVSFRIAPITKEEALEMINEIKARKILEGYRGEAPRDKEAIADIIVKVSKLLYENQELKEMDVNPVIVYEKGAYAVDARFIL
- a CDS encoding coiled-coil protein, whose product is MGDSVGETLEKISEDIYNLKQEIATLKEERIGLIEDLKKIKEEKRNLIESSKSVFEEINKKKDEKNAILEEIKKLKSEKDEIAKKIEELKLVIKRYEELINKTPNGQSLSSLKKRIEQLTWKQQTTPMSIDEEKKLMQEIDRLTQLYNRLKDARDAESKLMEVKAEYTSLKIKFKDIKNSMQEKIKKFESIKKEISSLREKINGISQKIDQANKEITEISNRLNQLKASIDEKYEHLKKLQEESAKIKEEESKKKESEILEKKKKIAEEKLKKKERLTFEDLLALYGEEKDSEG
- the gatD gene encoding Glu-tRNA(Gln) amidotransferase subunit GatD; translation: MSEENKLLSPGIYVRIKTKDGAIIEGLIVQRYEIFDPGFITLKLKNGYNIGISIKKIESVELLNKEIEMRRGEGEIVPIFEKTESKGKEIHIISTGGTIASKIDYQTGGVKPVLTADELIEMIPELNSIAKFKSEILMSIFSENMNPKYWEKIAERVAEVLVKEPDTGVIITHGTDTLAYTSSALSFALRNIGSPIALVGSQRSSDRPSSDSPFNLIAASIYATSDICEPAVVMHGETSDSYALAHRGTRVRKMHTSRRDAFQSISSLPLAKIFPAEKKIEVIRKDAKICSKSGNLEAYTKFSENVSLLKYYPGMPGWIFEILAEKGIKGIVIEGSGLGHVSTEIIDSIKNVIDRGTIVVMTSQCIFGRVNMNVYSTGRLLKKIGIISGENMLSETAFVKLSWLLGNFKDEEEITRLFATNIAGEYEGRELLNYYPRWNHGEQ
- the gatE gene encoding Glu-tRNA(Gln) amidotransferase subunit GatE; amino-acid sequence: MESSNNEIDFRKIGLKVGLEIHQQLKTERKLFCNCPISSEEGREELFERSLRPTTSEFGEVDIAAYFEWKKGRRYRYHAPHPSSCLVEADEEPPHEINREALEVVIGISKALGSIPVDEVHVMRKIVIDGSNTSGFQRTMLVSIGGRIEVEGKSYRIQTICLEEDAARKGEDEGNISHYIIDRLGIPLIEIATAPDIETPEEAQKVALYIGQLLRLSGKVKRGIGTIRQDLNISIEGGEKVEIKGVQELKILAKTVELEAMRQLRLLEIREELKKRGLSEQDVKLSPIDVTDILKRSQSKIVRANLSKPKGKALAQILHRFKGILGTEVQPNRRFGTELADYARFYGDVRGLFHSDELPNYGISKEEVEMIYNALGADREKDAFVLIVDEESKALKSMEAVINRVKYAFKGIPKETRVAMPDGTTKFLRPQPGAARMYPETDIPPIIITEEIMKSSEKYTPQTPEKKKEYYIKELGLSRALAEQMVMNESFDFFDELVEEFKGSIEPTTIASIMLVTMPALKREGLNVELIPERSIREIFSLFARRMITREGIEELLKQLSKKPEEKPEKIAKELGLLSLGEEEVRKIIEKVVEENMNVIREKGEKAEGILMGKAMQILRGKAPGSLVSKLIREKLSEILSKS
- a CDS encoding Pre-mRNA processing ribonucleoprotein,-binding region (functions along with aFIB and aL7a; guides 2'-O-methylation of ribose to specific sites in RNAs); translated protein: MMKKYLTQHIVGAFLIDEKGEVIKKSFSNKDIDENVEEMLQFESGNLTKQIIGLIEDISSGDTVVVETDALSRALLKQKPSLNVVVEKNAEVFRTFRGKIREIAISGGFFKGEDEFQMYIHQFNMEYTRRKLRKAAQKRDQLAAQAIRAIDDLDKTYNLFVIRLREWYSVHFPELDNLVPNHEQYVRLVAELGHRDNFEVSSIVNLGFSQDKAEKLTDAAKKSIGADLSDFDIKPIQTLARMAWDTYVLREDLAGYIESVMKEVAPNITALVGSLLGARLISLAGSLENLAKLPASTIQVLGAEKALFRALKTGSRPPKHGIIFQYPEIHKAPRWQRGKMARTLAAKLAIAAKVDAFTGRWIGDKLVEDLQKRLEEIKKIYAKPPARKPTEAVQQQTRPEAKRREFPKQKKMKGKKRGFGGKRE